One Brachybacterium aquaticum genomic region harbors:
- a CDS encoding baeRF2 domain-containing protein, whose translation MKLPWLAPVVDHPGPLVSVHLDTTRTDPQSAGELEARWARLRSQLAADGTPQPMLEEIQESVLAPSPLGGRHGRSLFATDSEILLDRVLPVPPLAESVHRGEFAQLLPLLRLTPFAISRLLIVVDRAGADLHLRAPSNPSLTGAPNGEDADTRIEGGHDDLHKGSRSGGVQHGWRADNFEARVEDSWERNADAVAAAVEKVLREQHLDMVMVSGDVRAIGLLKEALGRETRARLLEVPGAARGTALDRGPFREALSRAVADLTAQRQHELATRFRESQARDGASVAGAAEVAQALARGQVEELVFVSGHEPAGIEEMLRTALATDAAVSALQEDTGGIPEGVGALLRWRDGTTPSNSIGSMSGDARRE comes from the coding sequence GTGAAGCTTCCCTGGCTCGCTCCCGTCGTCGACCATCCCGGCCCCCTCGTCTCGGTCCACCTGGACACCACGCGCACGGATCCCCAGTCGGCCGGGGAGCTGGAGGCGCGATGGGCCCGGCTGCGCTCCCAGCTCGCGGCCGACGGGACCCCGCAACCCATGCTCGAGGAGATCCAGGAGAGCGTGCTGGCTCCCTCGCCGCTCGGCGGCCGCCACGGGCGCTCCCTGTTCGCCACCGACTCCGAGATCCTGCTGGACCGGGTGCTGCCGGTGCCGCCGCTGGCGGAGTCCGTGCACCGCGGAGAGTTCGCCCAGCTGCTGCCGCTGCTGCGACTGACCCCCTTCGCGATCTCCCGCCTGCTGATCGTGGTGGACCGCGCCGGCGCCGATCTGCACCTGCGCGCCCCCTCGAACCCCTCCCTCACCGGCGCCCCGAACGGCGAGGATGCGGACACCCGCATCGAGGGCGGGCACGACGATCTGCACAAGGGCTCCCGCAGCGGAGGCGTCCAGCACGGCTGGCGGGCCGACAACTTCGAGGCCCGCGTCGAGGACTCCTGGGAGCGCAATGCCGACGCGGTCGCCGCCGCGGTCGAGAAGGTGCTGCGCGAGCAGCACCTCGACATGGTGATGGTCTCCGGGGACGTGCGCGCGATCGGTCTGCTCAAGGAGGCTCTCGGACGGGAGACGCGAGCGCGGCTGCTCGAAGTGCCGGGCGCCGCGCGGGGCACGGCTCTGGACCGCGGTCCGTTCCGCGAGGCGCTCAGCCGTGCGGTCGCCGATTTGACCGCGCAGCGCCAGCACGAGCTCGCGACCCGCTTCCGCGAGAGCCAGGCGCGCGACGGCGCCTCCGTGGCCGGGGCGGCGGAGGTCGCCCAGGCCCTCGCCCGCGGCCAGGTCGAGGAGCTCGTGTTCGTCAGCGGCCACGAACCGGCCGGTATCGAGGAAATGCTGCGCACGGCGCTCGCGACCGACGCGGCCGTCTCCGCCCTCCAGGAGGACACGGGCGGGATCCCCGAGGGCGTCGGCGCGCTCCTGCGCTGGCGCGACGGCACCACCCCCTCGAACTCGATCGGATCGATGTCGGGGGATGCGCGCCGGGAGTGA
- a CDS encoding ATP-grasp domain-containing protein has product MPAAVHVLHDNPDWLPPFRAAFEAEGVPLVEWHLGQGTLDLDEEPPTGVFWSRLSASSHTRGASLAKDAARSLTAWAASWGRRVVNGGAVPDLEVSKVLQHAALRRAGFDVPRTRAVIGREGLVEAARDLPTPFLTKHNQGGKGLGVRRFEDHASFAAHVASDEFEDAADGITLLQELLVPTETAITRAEFVGGQFVYAVRVDTSQGGFELCPAEACALPSAEPMFRVREEITAEDPLIRRYAALLDELGIEIAGIEFMTTSDGRTVTYDINTNTNYNPDVENALEVPAARRIARYLGGLLAAEESGAGAADGALLAGAGSSLR; this is encoded by the coding sequence ATGCCTGCTGCTGTGCACGTCCTGCACGACAACCCCGACTGGCTCCCGCCCTTCCGCGCCGCCTTCGAGGCCGAGGGCGTGCCGCTCGTGGAGTGGCACCTCGGCCAGGGCACCCTCGACCTCGACGAGGAGCCGCCCACGGGCGTGTTCTGGTCCCGGCTCAGCGCCTCCTCCCACACCCGCGGCGCCTCGCTCGCGAAGGACGCCGCCCGCTCGCTCACCGCCTGGGCCGCCTCGTGGGGGCGCCGGGTCGTCAACGGCGGCGCCGTCCCCGACCTCGAGGTCTCCAAGGTCCTCCAGCACGCCGCGCTGCGCCGCGCCGGCTTCGACGTGCCGCGCACCCGCGCCGTCATCGGCCGCGAGGGCCTCGTCGAGGCGGCCCGCGACCTGCCCACCCCGTTCCTCACCAAGCACAACCAGGGCGGCAAGGGCCTCGGTGTGCGCCGCTTCGAGGATCACGCCTCCTTCGCCGCGCACGTGGCGAGCGACGAGTTCGAGGACGCGGCCGACGGGATCACCCTCCTGCAGGAGCTGCTGGTCCCCACGGAGACCGCGATCACCCGCGCCGAGTTCGTGGGCGGGCAGTTCGTCTATGCGGTGCGGGTGGACACCTCGCAGGGCGGCTTCGAGCTGTGCCCCGCGGAGGCCTGCGCACTCCCGTCGGCCGAGCCGATGTTCCGTGTGCGCGAGGAGATCACCGCCGAGGATCCGCTGATCCGCCGCTACGCGGCACTGCTGGACGAGCTCGGCATCGAGATCGCCGGGATCGAGTTCATGACCACTTCCGACGGCCGCACCGTCACCTACGACATCAACACCAACACCAACTACAACCCCGACGTCGAGAACGCCCTCGAGGTGCCCGCGGCCCGGCGGATCGCCCGCTACCTCGGCGGGCTGCTCGCCGCGGAGGAGTCTGGGGCGGGGGCGGCGGACGGCGCCCTCCTCGCGGGGGCGGGATCCTCCTTGCGGTGA